The Methylocaldum marinum genome includes the window CGGCATTCGAGTGATGATTAATCGTCGGATGGGTAGAGCGAAGCGAAACCCATCGATGGTGGGTTAGCCCCCCGGCTCCGCTCGGGACAGGCCCTTCGGCTAAGCTCAGGACAGGCTCGCCCCGGACTGCTCGCGCGTTTCCCACACCCCTCGCCAAGAACCTTACGGATACGGCGAGGTCGGCGGACGCTTCTGCTGAGGCAGAGGCTGTTGACTACCTTGCTGATAACCTTGCTGGTAGGCGCGCTCCTCGGCCTGTTTATGCCGGTCGTACAGATAACTTCCCACCAGGCCCGCGCCCGCACCGACCGCCGCACCCAGACCGGCGTTGCCGCCGATGGCGCCGATCGCCGCGCCGGCCGCGGAGGTGCCCACCGTGCCGCTCAGCATGCGCTGTTCGGTGGGCGACATGCCGGCGCATCCCGATATCACGGCTGCGCACAAAAGACTCAGAAGTCTCGGTTTCATAGCTTTTTTCTCTCTCCCGTCAATCGGTCATGCCGCGCGGAGCGGTCGTTTTGCAGGGCCATCTTTCGGACATGAACCGGAACATCACGTCCACCGGACGCTCGTTGCCGTATTCCGGGTGAGCCCGTGCCCAGGAAACGAACTCGGCAATCGCCTGTTGGCGGGTTGGCTTGGGATCCGGCGGGCATACAAAGGGGTGGCTGTTCGGCCCGGAATGCTGGGACTCGTGATAGTGGTAGGCGCCCACCAGGTAACCGGTGCAGAAATGTACGGCGGCGGCGTGGAGCGGATCGTCTCGGGGCGTCGTACAAAGGTCGATGAGATCCCGGACGTTTCGAACCAGAAAATTATCCTCGGTAACGGCGAAGACGCCGGACATGGGGACCAGGGTCGCCGACAGAATTATGGCAGTGTTCATCAGGCGCTTGACTTGCATGGTTTAATCTCCTTGCGTCCATGTCCCGCCGAGTTTTGAATCCATCCGGATTACGATCCCGCTTCGAGTCCGCCGGCTTGGTTCGTGCCTTCATCCATGAAAATTTCGACCTTTACAGTGGTGATGGAGTTCGAAACGGCCGGCGTCAGCCGCTTTCGGAAGGCCTGAAATTGCTTCCCGCCGAAACCGTAAGGAGCATTCGCAAGACTCCGCGACCGGCACTTGACTCTGGACCATAGTCCAGGGTTTACGCTATCGGCACGTTCATTGAAGAGGAGGTTATCTATGCTCACTATCGGTAAAGTGGCGGCTCGAGCCGGGATCAGTATCGACACGGTACGCTTCTATGAACGCTCGGGCCTTCTCAAAAAGGCCGATCGCACGGAGGCCGGCTACCGGCTTTACGCGGCCGACGACGTGAACCGGCTGAAGTTCATCCGCCGCGCCAAGGCGCTCGGATTTTCACTGGAAGAAGTCGCCGAGCTGCTCGCGCTCAACG containing:
- a CDS encoding glycine zipper family protein — translated: MKPRLLSLLCAAVISGCAGMSPTEQRMLSGTVGTSAAGAAIGAIGGNAGLGAAVGAGAGLVGSYLYDRHKQAEERAYQQGYQQGSQQPLPQQKRPPTSPYP
- a CDS encoding Rap1a/Tai family immunity protein encodes the protein MQVKRLMNTAIILSATLVPMSGVFAVTEDNFLVRNVRDLIDLCTTPRDDPLHAAAVHFCTGYLVGAYHYHESQHSGPNSHPFVCPPDPKPTRQQAIAEFVSWARAHPEYGNERPVDVMFRFMSERWPCKTTAPRGMTD